The Streptomyces europaeiscabiei genome window below encodes:
- a CDS encoding TetR/AcrR family transcriptional regulator, producing MGSGHMPIGRRERAKQDKRERITAAARELFAEHGVARVTTQQIAHRADVAIGTLYLYASTKAELLIMVQNKKFAAAIDSGLAAANAAVGQGALEPVVALIRPVVECVREHIENGRTYLHELVFGDPAEPYRQAGLALAGRLEDGVTGLLTRDEHIGAADAATLARVITAIIHISTTATVYLHRSDEAVLADIRHQIHATLTPHHRAA from the coding sequence ATGGGAAGCGGTCACATGCCGATCGGGCGCCGCGAGAGGGCCAAACAGGACAAGCGCGAGCGCATCACGGCCGCAGCCCGCGAGCTGTTCGCCGAACACGGCGTCGCCAGGGTCACGACGCAGCAGATCGCCCACCGGGCCGACGTCGCGATCGGGACGCTCTACCTGTACGCGTCCACCAAGGCCGAGTTGTTGATCATGGTGCAGAACAAGAAGTTCGCAGCCGCCATCGATTCCGGCCTCGCCGCCGCGAACGCCGCCGTCGGACAGGGCGCGCTGGAGCCGGTCGTCGCTCTCATCCGCCCCGTGGTGGAGTGTGTGAGGGAGCACATCGAAAACGGCCGCACATACCTGCACGAACTCGTCTTCGGCGACCCGGCCGAGCCCTACCGGCAAGCGGGCCTGGCCCTTGCCGGCCGTCTCGAGGACGGCGTCACCGGCCTGCTCACCCGCGACGAGCACATCGGCGCCGCCGACGCGGCGACGCTGGCACGGGTGATCACCGCGATCATCCACATCAGCACCACCGCCACCGTTTACCTGCACCGCAGCGACGAAGCCGTCCTCGCCGACATCCGCCACCAGATCCACGCCACCCTGACGCCCCACCACCGCGCCGCATGA
- a CDS encoding NADP-dependent oxidoreductase: protein MRAFVVTKYKEPLQEAEVPEPTVGEHDVLVRVEAAGLNPLDEKIRAGEFKQILPYKLPLILGNDVAGTVISVGAAVRGFKPGDEVYARPHQDRIGTFTERIAVAESDLALKPASISMEEAGSLPLAALTAWQALVERGNVRPGQKVLIHAGAGGVGSIAIQLAAHLGASVATTAGGSNADFVRALGADTVIDYRTQDFEQLLTGYDLVLDSIGGETLEKSLRVLKPGGKAIGIAGPPDPAFAREAGLNPLLRLAVAGLSRKIRRQAKKLGVTYEFLFMRASGDQLRQITTLIDEGVVRPVVGKVVGFDQTPQALQSLSQGGIRGKAVIGNS from the coding sequence ATGAGAGCGTTCGTCGTCACCAAGTACAAGGAGCCGCTGCAGGAGGCGGAAGTCCCCGAGCCCACCGTGGGGGAGCACGACGTGCTGGTCCGGGTGGAGGCCGCCGGACTGAACCCGCTGGATGAGAAGATCCGCGCCGGTGAGTTCAAGCAGATCCTGCCCTACAAGCTGCCGCTGATCCTGGGCAACGACGTCGCGGGCACCGTCATCAGCGTCGGGGCGGCGGTTCGCGGCTTCAAGCCCGGAGACGAGGTCTACGCCCGGCCCCACCAGGACCGCATCGGCACCTTCACCGAACGCATCGCCGTCGCGGAGAGCGACCTGGCGCTCAAGCCCGCCTCGATCAGCATGGAAGAAGCCGGCTCACTGCCGCTGGCGGCGCTCACGGCGTGGCAGGCGCTGGTGGAGCGCGGGAACGTGCGGCCCGGGCAGAAGGTTCTCATCCACGCCGGCGCCGGCGGGGTCGGTTCGATCGCGATCCAGCTCGCCGCACACCTCGGTGCGAGCGTCGCCACGACCGCCGGCGGTTCCAACGCGGACTTCGTGCGCGCGCTCGGCGCGGACACGGTGATCGACTACCGCACCCAGGACTTCGAGCAGCTCCTGACCGGCTACGACCTGGTGTTGGACAGCATCGGTGGGGAGACCCTCGAGAAGTCCCTGCGGGTGCTCAAGCCCGGCGGCAAAGCCATCGGGATCGCCGGTCCCCCGGACCCCGCGTTCGCCCGCGAGGCCGGCCTGAACCCGCTGCTGCGCCTGGCGGTCGCAGGCCTGAGCCGCAAGATCCGCAGGCAGGCGAAGAAGCTCGGGGTGACGTACGAGTTCCTGTTCATGCGCGCCAGCGGCGACCAGCTCCGACAGATCACCACCCTCATCGACGAGGGCGTGGTGCGCCCGGTCGTGGGAAAGGTGGTCGGCTTCGACCAGACCCCGCAGGCGCTGCAGTCCCTGTCCCAGGGCGGCATCCGCGGCAAGGCCGTCATCGGCAACAGCTGA
- a CDS encoding TetR/AcrR family transcriptional regulator — protein sequence MSVAPRSVGRRERNKQEKFDRIVAAATELFAEHGVDEVTTQQIADKADIGTGTLFLYAKTKGELLLLVQNAKYVEALEQGLADAEAVPGVLDAVLAIVRPIVECNRIQVDNGRTYLREMVFGDPEEPRHGAALAIVAQTEEAVAAVLRRDDRVAEGDAATLAHIVSAVMFLSMAVSVNIALSVEEIVQDIRRQVDVLLPR from the coding sequence ATGTCTGTCGCCCCCCGGTCGGTCGGACGGCGCGAGCGGAACAAGCAGGAGAAGTTCGACCGCATCGTCGCTGCCGCCACTGAGCTGTTCGCCGAACACGGCGTCGATGAGGTCACGACCCAGCAGATCGCCGACAAGGCCGACATCGGCACCGGGACCCTGTTCCTTTATGCCAAGACCAAGGGCGAACTCCTCCTGCTCGTCCAGAACGCCAAGTACGTCGAAGCACTTGAGCAGGGCCTTGCGGACGCCGAGGCCGTCCCCGGCGTGCTGGACGCGGTGCTGGCGATCGTCCGGCCGATCGTCGAGTGCAACCGCATCCAGGTCGACAACGGACGCACCTACCTGCGAGAGATGGTCTTCGGCGACCCCGAGGAGCCCCGGCACGGCGCGGCACTGGCCATCGTCGCGCAGACCGAGGAGGCCGTCGCCGCCGTGCTGCGCCGAGACGATCGGGTCGCAGAGGGCGACGCCGCGACGCTGGCACACATCGTGTCCGCCGTGATGTTCCTCAGCATGGCGGTGAGCGTGAACATCGCCTTGAGCGTCGAGGAGATCGTGCAGGACATCCGCAGGCAGGTCGACGTCCTGCTGCCTCGCTGA
- a CDS encoding strictosidine synthase, with amino-acid sequence MSTSPAVAPLEVKKPLTSSILLWVRTDQPRQRGMDHWKGPHSGIISATPGLEEYRQIHLAEHNTGRWPATDGVQTAIPADRKIDGVAEVTFRSALAPLKGRKQTKLAHADEINVFRRTLLYAGPPNSSRWYDVAGPGQTVGARALVYLRRRDGVGAGAFRKFVNEQLAPALAGTGVLKELRTQTFLPWIEKLWDTPDVAHDNPHDQHFHASLSLGFTDTAARDAFFTGDAIQDLSDRLAPQVSAIHAYDVTAALTYVKNGGILPHHEE; translated from the coding sequence ATGAGCACGTCACCGGCCGTCGCACCCCTGGAAGTGAAGAAGCCTCTCACCTCCTCGATCCTGCTGTGGGTGCGGACGGATCAGCCCCGCCAGAGGGGCATGGACCACTGGAAGGGCCCGCACTCGGGGATCATCTCCGCCACCCCGGGCCTGGAGGAGTACCGGCAGATCCACCTCGCCGAGCACAACACGGGGCGGTGGCCGGCCACCGACGGGGTCCAGACCGCGATCCCCGCCGACCGGAAGATCGACGGCGTCGCGGAAGTCACCTTTCGATCGGCGCTCGCACCCCTGAAAGGGCGCAAGCAGACGAAGCTGGCCCACGCCGACGAGATCAACGTGTTCCGCCGCACCCTGCTCTACGCGGGCCCGCCGAACTCATCCCGCTGGTACGACGTCGCAGGCCCCGGACAGACGGTCGGCGCCCGCGCTCTCGTCTACCTGCGCCGCAGAGACGGCGTCGGCGCCGGCGCCTTCCGGAAGTTCGTCAACGAGCAGCTCGCTCCCGCGCTCGCCGGCACCGGAGTGCTGAAGGAACTGCGCACGCAGACGTTCCTGCCCTGGATAGAAAAGCTCTGGGACACCCCGGACGTCGCCCACGACAACCCCCACGACCAGCACTTCCACGCCTCCCTCAGCCTCGGGTTCACCGACACCGCAGCACGGGACGCTTTCTTCACCGGCGACGCGATCCAGGACCTGTCCGACCGGCTGGCACCGCAGGTCTCCGCGATCCACGCCTACGACGTCACCGCCGCCCTCACCTACGTCAAGAACGGCGGCATCCTCCCGCACCACGAGGAGTGA
- a CDS encoding alpha/beta fold hydrolase, which translates to MSSTDTPNEAVITSYAKAPARTVSAGGVTYAYRELGPKGGIPVVFFVHLAATLDNWDPRIIDPIAKGRHVIAFDNRGVGASTGQVPDSVEAMADDAYTFIKALGFDKIDVFSFSLGGMVAQALVVKHPELVRKLVLTGTGPKGGKDMDKVARITYWDILRATLTRSDPKEFLFFNRNATGKPAARAFVNRLKERTVDRDADIKTKAFQTQLKAIKKWGRSAPDDLSSITQPTLIANGDNDRMVPSVLSEDLHHRIKGSELIIYPDSGHGGIFQFHDRFAPVAVEFLAP; encoded by the coding sequence ATGAGCAGTACCGACACCCCGAACGAAGCCGTCATCACCTCCTACGCGAAGGCCCCGGCCCGCACCGTCAGCGCCGGTGGCGTCACCTACGCCTACCGCGAGCTGGGACCGAAGGGCGGCATCCCCGTCGTCTTCTTCGTCCACCTCGCCGCGACCCTGGACAACTGGGACCCCCGCATCATCGACCCCATCGCGAAGGGCCGTCACGTCATCGCCTTCGACAACCGCGGTGTCGGGGCCTCCACCGGCCAGGTGCCGGACAGTGTCGAGGCCATGGCCGACGACGCCTACACCTTCATCAAGGCGCTCGGGTTCGACAAGATCGACGTCTTCTCCTTCTCCCTCGGCGGCATGGTCGCCCAGGCCCTGGTGGTGAAGCACCCCGAGCTCGTCCGCAAGCTCGTCCTCACCGGCACCGGGCCCAAGGGCGGCAAGGACATGGACAAGGTCGCCAGAATCACCTACTGGGACATCCTGCGCGCCACCTTGACCCGTTCGGACCCCAAGGAGTTCCTGTTCTTCAACCGCAACGCCACCGGCAAGCCCGCCGCACGCGCGTTCGTCAACCGGCTCAAGGAGCGCACCGTCGACCGCGACGCGGACATCAAGACCAAGGCGTTCCAGACACAGCTGAAGGCGATCAAGAAGTGGGGGCGCTCCGCCCCCGACGACCTGTCGTCGATCACGCAGCCCACCCTGATCGCCAACGGCGACAACGACCGCATGGTGCCCTCGGTCCTGTCGGAGGACCTGCACCACCGCATCAAGGGCAGCGAGCTGATCATCTACCCCGACTCCGGGCACGGCGGCATCTTCCAGTTCCACGACCGGTTCGCCCCCGTGGCGGTCGAGTTCCTCGCCCCATGA